One genomic region from Microbacterium sediminis encodes:
- a CDS encoding carbohydrate ABC transporter permease, with product MSFVTVTGPALAADTVLHKGARVRAASASAEDVAVASRTRLGTIAGHVVLIMLALFSVFPVYWMFATAFRAPENALDQTLLPWPLSLENFAYVWNTIPIGNMLWNTFAMSIMLAVAQLLIAVLAAYGFAMWDFRGRKLLMFLFIGSWLVPFQVTMIPNYVLVSQMGLLGTVGGVVIPQLAGAFAVLLMVQHMRAFPRELIEAAHLDGRSSWATLWTVVVPNMKPALAALGIMAFISAWNEYLWPTLIMRQGDALIQVGVRSFLSAEENNWGATMAAAGLACVPVLLIYVFLQRYVVDAFVRSGLK from the coding sequence ATGTCATTCGTCACCGTCACCGGGCCGGCGCTCGCCGCCGACACCGTGCTGCACAAGGGCGCTCGCGTGCGGGCGGCTTCCGCTTCGGCGGAAGATGTCGCCGTGGCATCCCGCACCCGCCTCGGCACCATCGCCGGCCACGTCGTGCTGATCATGCTCGCGCTGTTCAGTGTCTTCCCCGTGTACTGGATGTTCGCCACCGCCTTCCGCGCCCCCGAGAACGCGCTCGACCAGACGCTGCTGCCCTGGCCGCTCAGCCTCGAGAACTTCGCCTACGTGTGGAACACCATCCCCATCGGCAACATGCTGTGGAACACCTTCGCGATGTCGATCATGCTCGCCGTGGCGCAGCTGCTCATCGCCGTGCTCGCCGCCTACGGGTTCGCCATGTGGGACTTCCGCGGGCGCAAGCTGCTCATGTTCCTCTTCATCGGGTCGTGGCTCGTGCCGTTCCAGGTCACGATGATCCCCAACTATGTGCTCGTGTCGCAGATGGGCCTGCTCGGCACCGTCGGGGGCGTCGTGATCCCCCAGCTCGCCGGAGCCTTCGCCGTGCTGCTCATGGTGCAGCACATGCGCGCCTTCCCCCGCGAGCTGATCGAAGCCGCACACCTCGACGGGCGCTCGAGCTGGGCCACGCTCTGGACCGTCGTCGTGCCCAACATGAAGCCGGCGCTCGCCGCGCTCGGGATCATGGCGTTCATCTCGGCGTGGAACGAATACCTCTGGCCGACGCTCATCATGCGCCAGGGCGATGCACTCATCCAGGTCGGCGTGCGCAGCTTCTTGAGCGCCGAGGAAAACAACTGGGGCGCGACGATGGCCGCCGCCGGGCTCGCCTGCGTGCCCGTGCTGCTCATCTACGTGTTCCTCCAGCGATACGTCGTCGACGCCTTCGTGCGATCAGGACTCAAGTGA
- a CDS encoding phosphodiesterase → MSHIASQHPAPEHFILHVSDTHFVGDGDLLYERIDSDKNLAELFDGFTKANARPEAIVFTGDLADTGRPDAYERLRAIVEPAAEKLGAQVIWVMGNHDERVAFRRGLLDEEADQSEPVDRVYDVNGLRIIALDSTVPGQHHGEISDEQLAWLRRELEVPAPDGTLIALHHPPVPSPLGLGALFELRDQERLAEVIRGTDVRGILGGHLHYSTTSTFAGVPVSVASATCYTLDLAVAYPGARGQDGGQSYNLVHVYGDRVLHSVVPIGQFPTVYEMTPEMLEAFMNMTPDEQLAAVNALAGE, encoded by the coding sequence ATGTCGCACATCGCGAGCCAGCATCCCGCTCCCGAGCACTTCATCCTGCATGTCTCTGACACCCACTTCGTGGGCGACGGCGACCTGCTGTACGAGCGCATCGACAGTGACAAGAACCTCGCAGAGCTGTTCGACGGCTTCACCAAGGCCAACGCCCGCCCCGAAGCGATCGTGTTCACCGGCGACCTCGCCGACACCGGCCGCCCCGACGCCTACGAGCGCCTGCGGGCCATCGTCGAGCCCGCCGCCGAGAAGCTCGGTGCCCAGGTGATCTGGGTGATGGGCAATCACGACGAGCGCGTCGCGTTCCGCCGCGGCCTGCTCGACGAGGAGGCCGACCAGTCCGAGCCCGTCGACCGCGTCTACGACGTCAACGGTCTGCGCATCATCGCGCTCGACTCGACGGTGCCCGGGCAGCACCACGGCGAGATCAGCGACGAGCAGTTGGCGTGGCTGCGCCGCGAGCTCGAAGTCCCCGCGCCCGACGGCACCCTCATCGCGCTGCACCACCCGCCCGTGCCGAGCCCGCTCGGGCTCGGCGCCCTGTTCGAGCTGCGCGACCAGGAGCGCCTCGCCGAGGTCATCCGGGGCACCGACGTGCGCGGCATCCTGGGCGGTCACCTGCACTACTCGACCACCAGCACGTTCGCGGGCGTGCCCGTGTCGGTCGCGTCGGCGACCTGCTACACGCTGGACCTCGCCGTCGCCTACCCCGGTGCCCGCGGCCAGGACGGCGGCCAGTCCTACAACCTCGTGCACGTCTACGGCGACCGGGTGCTGCACTCCGTCGTGCCGATCGGGCAGTTCCCGACCGTCTACGAGATGACTCCCGAGATGCTCGAGGCGTTCATGAACATGACCCCCGACGAGCAGCTCGCCGCCGTCAACGCGTTGGCGGGAGAGTAG
- a CDS encoding carbohydrate ABC transporter permease, with amino-acid sequence MFVTVSAPSAAAAPAEGAGAAPAEASAPVVRRSRFRPQSLLPYLYVLPGTAFLILWTYSPLAQTFGLSFYDWNLLPTSPKTFVGGSNYAEVLALPELHTALLNTVVYIAAFFVFSLVLPIAIAVMSRQVRGRMRTFYQALIFVPFLITPVATSAVWRWLFAEQGAFATVLAHFGVDMPNVFRDPDLAIWAVIVIVGWQMLGFGVLVIAAGFAGISPEYGQAAALDGAGAGRIFGRITLPLLSPTLVFLSLMTILLAAQWTYPIIDLLTQGGPTNSTTNIYYLLYQFGFQNFDVGISSAAGVIFFVGFGVIALIFLELQERLSFYDN; translated from the coding sequence ATGTTCGTCACCGTCTCCGCTCCCTCGGCCGCCGCTGCGCCGGCCGAGGGAGCGGGCGCGGCTCCGGCCGAGGCATCCGCGCCCGTCGTGCGCCGCTCGCGCTTTCGGCCCCAGAGCCTGCTGCCCTACCTGTATGTGCTGCCGGGCACCGCGTTCCTCATCCTCTGGACCTACAGTCCCCTCGCCCAGACGTTCGGCCTGTCGTTCTACGACTGGAACCTGCTGCCCACAAGCCCCAAGACGTTCGTCGGCGGGTCGAACTACGCCGAGGTGCTGGCGCTGCCCGAGCTGCACACCGCGCTGCTGAACACCGTCGTCTACATCGCCGCGTTCTTCGTCTTCTCGCTCGTGCTGCCGATCGCGATCGCCGTCATGTCACGGCAGGTGCGGGGGCGAATGCGCACCTTCTATCAGGCGCTGATCTTCGTGCCGTTCCTCATCACCCCCGTCGCCACCAGCGCCGTGTGGCGGTGGCTGTTCGCCGAGCAGGGGGCATTCGCCACCGTGCTCGCGCACTTCGGCGTCGACATGCCGAACGTCTTCCGCGACCCCGACCTCGCCATCTGGGCCGTCATCGTCATCGTCGGGTGGCAGATGCTGGGCTTCGGCGTGCTCGTGATCGCCGCCGGCTTCGCCGGCATCAGCCCCGAATACGGTCAAGCCGCCGCACTCGACGGTGCCGGCGCCGGCCGCATCTTCGGACGCATCACCTTGCCGCTGCTCTCACCGACCCTGGTCTTCCTGTCGCTCATGACGATCCTCCTCGCCGCGCAGTGGACCTACCCGATCATCGACCTGCTCACCCAGGGCGGGCCCACCAACTCAACCACGAACATCTACTACCTGCTGTACCAGTTCGGGTTCCAGAACTTCGACGTGGGCATCTCGTCGGCGGCCGGGGTGATCTTCTTCGTCGGGTTCGGCGTGATCGCACTCATCTTCCTCGAGCTGCAGGAGCGGCTCAGCTTCTACGACAACTAG
- a CDS encoding histone-like nucleoid-structuring protein Lsr2 — MARKIITTLVDDIDGTEAAETVTFAIDGKQFEIDLSTDNAAKIRGEFEAWAKSARRIGAATRRLARTSRGGRADLNTVREWARQNGHQVSDRGRVPAAILEAYDAAH, encoded by the coding sequence TTGGCTCGCAAGATCATCACCACGCTGGTTGACGACATCGACGGCACAGAAGCCGCGGAGACTGTGACCTTCGCGATCGACGGAAAGCAATTCGAGATCGATCTCTCCACCGACAACGCCGCGAAGATCCGAGGCGAGTTCGAGGCCTGGGCCAAGAGCGCGCGCCGCATCGGCGCAGCCACCCGGCGTCTGGCGAGGACGTCGCGGGGCGGACGGGCCGATCTCAACACGGTGCGTGAATGGGCCCGTCAGAACGGACACCAGGTCAGCGATCGCGGCAGGGTTCCCGCGGCCATCCTCGAGGCGTACGACGCGGCGCACTGA
- a CDS encoding ABC transporter ATP-binding protein, producing MGTIQLSGVGRSFKSTAAVSDIDLIIEDGGFVVLLGPSGCGKTTLLRMIAGLLEPTAGRIHLDGDDITDLPSKKRDLAMVFQSYALYPHLSVRKNLAFPLKTQRLGAAEIATRVQEVADSLEIGHLLDRKPKELSGGQRQRVAVGRALVRNPKAFLMDEPLSNLDAKLRTQTRHELTALHRRLGATFVYVTHDQVEAMTMATKIVVLNAGRIEQYGTPEQVYDRPESVFVAGFLGSPAMNLVDARIVTIDGSIAVTADGIAGGLWPGDVPDLDVVLGVRPEKLTIASAHAASDTRGVRIAGRIDLVENLGGEQIVTCLVAGREVYVRTSREVIATPGDDIVLTAAPENVHLFDRASGRRLEWVADAPVADPAAHELVTA from the coding sequence ATGGGAACGATCCAGCTCTCTGGTGTCGGTCGCTCCTTCAAGAGCACCGCCGCCGTCAGTGATATCGACCTGATCATCGAAGACGGCGGGTTCGTCGTCTTGCTCGGCCCCTCGGGCTGCGGCAAGACCACCCTGCTGCGCATGATCGCCGGCCTGCTCGAGCCCACGGCCGGCCGCATCCACCTCGACGGCGACGACATCACCGACCTCCCGTCGAAGAAGCGCGACCTCGCGATGGTCTTCCAGAGCTACGCGCTCTACCCGCACCTGAGCGTGCGCAAGAACCTCGCGTTCCCGCTCAAGACGCAGCGCCTCGGCGCCGCCGAGATCGCGACCCGCGTGCAGGAGGTCGCCGACAGCCTCGAGATCGGCCACCTGCTCGACCGCAAGCCCAAAGAGCTCTCGGGCGGGCAGCGCCAGCGCGTCGCCGTCGGCCGCGCCCTCGTGCGCAACCCCAAGGCGTTCCTGATGGACGAGCCGCTGTCGAACCTCGACGCGAAGCTGCGCACCCAGACCCGCCACGAGCTCACCGCCCTGCACCGGCGCCTCGGCGCCACGTTCGTCTACGTCACCCACGACCAGGTCGAAGCCATGACCATGGCGACGAAAATCGTGGTGCTCAACGCCGGCCGCATCGAGCAGTACGGCACCCCCGAGCAGGTGTACGACCGGCCCGAGTCGGTGTTCGTCGCCGGCTTCCTCGGCAGCCCGGCCATGAACCTCGTCGACGCCCGCATCGTCACGATCGACGGCAGCATCGCCGTCACCGCCGACGGCATCGCCGGCGGCCTGTGGCCGGGAGACGTGCCCGACCTCGATGTCGTGCTCGGCGTGCGGCCCGAGAAGCTCACGATCGCGTCTGCGCACGCGGCATCCGACACCCGGGGCGTGCGCATCGCCGGCCGCATCGACCTGGTCGAGAACCTCGGCGGTGAGCAGATCGTCACGTGCCTCGTCGCCGGGCGCGAGGTCTACGTGCGCACCTCGCGCGAGGTCATCGCCACCCCCGGCGACGACATCGTGCTCACCGCCGCGCCCGAGAACGTGCACCTGTTCGACCGGGCCTCGGGCCGCCGGCTCGAGTGGGTCGCCGATGCACCCGTGGCCGACCCGGCCGCGCACGAGCTCGTCACCGCCTGA
- a CDS encoding extracellular solute-binding protein, with the protein MNTRARRAVFATAAIVGAAALAGCAGSAPAASGSLTELTDDQQVEIVFESYNLANVGTFSDAINQLLDEFMDENPNITVVGQPSPLTSTAASVQQQLLAGQAPDIAQLTFNELDFAATTLGAQNLSTLVGDEGLADQFGGDYPYHERAAVLADWDDATYGLPYVFSTPILWINEDQFTAAGLDPETVDLSTWDAVADAAAQITESTGAPSMSVWCVVTSGSWCMQGLFLSNGAQVLSDDRTTIEFGSDAAIDTVATFTEMYEDGVLTNEDFTSQYEAFAQGKTAIHVNSSGMQGAFMMGAEAGGWTLDARTLPAFGDQAVVPTNSGSFLAMFATDPAKQAAAWELMQFMTSPRAYEIISTQIGYLPLRSSMADEGGPLYDWVEANPLVKPNLEQLDALEPWVSYPGDSYAQVDQVLATAIEDAVFYGADPAATMTEAAERAQGLIE; encoded by the coding sequence ATGAACACCCGTGCCCGTCGCGCCGTCTTCGCCACCGCGGCGATCGTCGGCGCCGCCGCCCTCGCCGGATGCGCAGGCAGCGCGCCCGCGGCATCCGGCTCGCTCACCGAGCTGACCGACGACCAGCAGGTCGAGATCGTCTTCGAGTCGTACAACCTCGCGAACGTCGGCACCTTTTCGGATGCCATCAACCAGCTGCTGGACGAGTTCATGGACGAGAACCCGAACATTACCGTCGTCGGCCAGCCCAGCCCGTTGACCAGCACCGCCGCGAGCGTGCAGCAGCAGCTGCTCGCCGGGCAAGCGCCCGACATCGCGCAGCTGACCTTCAACGAGCTCGACTTCGCCGCCACCACCCTCGGCGCGCAGAACCTCAGCACCCTCGTGGGCGACGAGGGCCTCGCCGATCAGTTCGGGGGCGACTACCCCTACCACGAGCGCGCCGCCGTGCTCGCCGACTGGGACGACGCCACCTACGGCCTGCCCTACGTCTTCTCGACTCCCATCCTGTGGATCAACGAAGACCAGTTCACCGCCGCAGGCCTCGACCCCGAGACCGTCGATCTGTCGACGTGGGATGCTGTCGCCGACGCCGCCGCGCAGATCACCGAGTCCACCGGTGCCCCCTCGATGAGCGTGTGGTGCGTGGTCACCAGCGGCAGCTGGTGCATGCAGGGCCTCTTCCTCTCGAACGGCGCCCAGGTGCTGAGCGATGACCGCACGACGATCGAGTTCGGCTCGGACGCCGCGATCGATACGGTCGCGACCTTCACCGAGATGTACGAGGACGGCGTGCTCACCAACGAGGACTTCACCAGCCAGTACGAGGCGTTCGCGCAGGGGAAGACCGCGATCCACGTCAACAGCTCGGGCATGCAGGGCGCGTTCATGATGGGCGCCGAGGCCGGTGGCTGGACCCTCGACGCTCGCACCCTGCCCGCGTTCGGAGACCAGGCGGTCGTGCCCACCAACTCGGGCTCGTTCCTCGCGATGTTCGCCACCGACCCCGCCAAGCAGGCCGCCGCGTGGGAGCTCATGCAGTTCATGACCAGCCCCCGCGCCTACGAGATCATCTCGACCCAGATCGGGTACCTACCGCTGCGCAGCAGCATGGCCGACGAGGGCGGACCGCTCTATGACTGGGTCGAAGCCAACCCGCTCGTGAAGCCCAACCTCGAGCAGCTCGACGCGCTCGAGCCGTGGGTGTCGTACCCCGGCGACAGCTACGCCCAGGTCGACCAGGTGCTCGCCACCGCCATCGAAGACGCGGTCTTCTACGGCGCCGACCCGGCCGCCACTATGACCGAGGCCGCCGAGCGCGCGCAGGGGCTGATCGAATGA
- a CDS encoding SIS domain-containing protein produces the protein MLQTALASIDPVAFDAAADAIARAPRLLISGTGASHAAAQASAVAFAVNGRPCEAPADGVVAHLTARVLAPGDVCLIVSSSGANSVTLAVADAAVDAGATVIGVTSFARTPLTTRADHLLVAGARFQAWDQGILGSGLVQLLVLNALQIAVADRMSDAADRARLAVREEVLDIVADDGSDAEASDVPDVIDHGDGR, from the coding sequence ATGCTGCAGACCGCGCTCGCCTCGATCGACCCGGTCGCGTTCGACGCCGCTGCCGACGCCATCGCCCGCGCGCCGCGCCTGCTGATCTCGGGCACCGGCGCCTCGCACGCCGCCGCCCAGGCGTCGGCCGTCGCGTTCGCCGTCAACGGCCGGCCCTGCGAAGCGCCCGCTGACGGCGTGGTCGCCCACCTCACCGCCCGCGTGCTCGCCCCCGGTGATGTGTGCCTCATCGTCAGCTCGAGTGGCGCCAACTCGGTGACCCTCGCGGTTGCGGACGCCGCCGTCGACGCCGGCGCCACCGTGATCGGGGTCACGAGCTTCGCCCGTACCCCGCTCACCACCCGCGCCGACCACCTGCTCGTCGCCGGTGCGCGCTTCCAGGCGTGGGATCAAGGCATTCTCGGCAGCGGGCTCGTACAGCTGCTCGTGCTCAACGCCCTGCAGATCGCCGTCGCCGACCGCATGAGCGACGCCGCCGACCGCGCGCGCCTCGCGGTGCGCGAAGAGGTGCTCGACATCGTCGCCGACGACGGCTCCGACGCCGAGGCATCCGACGTGCCAGACGTTATCGACCACGGCGATGGGCGTTGA
- a CDS encoding nucleotidyl transferase AbiEii/AbiGii toxin family protein, translating into MPEPDGYKDWTGLAQAIKAAATKAAGDGASALDVNAQIVQAQHDRFLSRVFAEGEESEWLLKGGTAMLARVPKSRSTKDLDLASTGAADLDAAQQALEQAAARDLGDHVRFQLTRARATGRGENQPGVATRRLVFTCLDANTGRRISDIPIDVVVGPPPVGRVETIEPSTRLQLGRPVPSHPYRLFPISDQVAEKVTATMSTYNGRPSSRAKDLVDIVTIARTQHVDLRELQMAIDAKRALSKLDSFTTFTVPDGWDGPYRVLAAGTPSAGGITDLGEAVALARQLIDPALADAPVQPGTVWVPGSGWTQNPPPPEPGGSGSPSGEVHVRAHVRSGYPALRTFGGGHGVRACT; encoded by the coding sequence ATGCCTGAGCCCGACGGCTACAAAGACTGGACGGGGCTTGCGCAGGCGATCAAGGCGGCCGCGACGAAGGCAGCCGGTGACGGCGCGAGCGCGCTGGATGTGAATGCGCAGATCGTGCAGGCACAGCACGATCGTTTCCTCAGCCGGGTCTTTGCGGAGGGGGAAGAGTCCGAGTGGCTGCTCAAGGGCGGCACGGCGATGCTCGCCCGGGTGCCGAAGTCACGGTCGACGAAAGACCTGGATCTGGCCTCGACCGGCGCCGCCGATCTGGATGCCGCGCAGCAGGCGCTCGAGCAGGCAGCCGCGCGTGATCTCGGCGACCATGTGCGGTTCCAGCTCACCCGTGCCCGTGCGACCGGGCGAGGAGAGAACCAGCCGGGTGTCGCGACCCGGCGCCTGGTGTTCACATGTCTGGACGCGAACACCGGCCGGAGGATCTCCGACATCCCCATCGACGTGGTCGTCGGCCCTCCCCCGGTCGGCCGCGTCGAGACGATCGAGCCGTCGACGCGGCTGCAGCTGGGGCGGCCGGTCCCGTCGCACCCCTACCGGCTGTTCCCGATCTCCGATCAGGTCGCGGAGAAGGTCACTGCGACGATGAGCACCTACAACGGCCGCCCCAGCAGCCGCGCGAAAGACCTGGTGGACATCGTCACCATTGCACGCACGCAGCACGTCGACCTGCGCGAGCTGCAGATGGCCATCGACGCGAAGCGTGCACTGTCAAAGCTCGACTCGTTCACGACGTTCACGGTCCCGGACGGTTGGGACGGTCCCTACCGGGTGCTCGCGGCCGGCACGCCCTCAGCCGGCGGGATCACCGATCTGGGTGAGGCCGTGGCTCTCGCGCGTCAGCTGATCGATCCCGCGCTCGCCGACGCGCCCGTGCAACCGGGGACGGTCTGGGTCCCTGGCTCAGGCTGGACACAGAACCCTCCGCCGCCGGAGCCGGGCGGCAGCGGATCCCCTTCGGGGGAGGTCCACGTGCGCGCGCACGTGCGCTCCGGTTATCCGGCTCTTCGGACATTCGGTGGGGGTCATGGGGTGAGGGCATGTACCTGA
- a CDS encoding prepilin peptidase translates to MSVSEAAPRATAASGAGRWLSGALLASVAIAALYPLLGPGTHRWALLAATAIAAAAIAVVDHRTFTLPNRYVGPLAAAGAVQVVATALFTTDVWAAAWPAIAAAVVFITYAVMGMAGWFGFGDAKFAAALALIVALYAGPLAIYLVPLAILTGAARRVIRGARARKSKLAHGPDIAAAAIGIILITQLLTS, encoded by the coding sequence GTGAGCGTGAGCGAAGCGGCCCCCCGAGCCACCGCGGCATCGGGCGCGGGGCGATGGCTCTCCGGCGCGCTCCTGGCCAGCGTGGCGATCGCCGCGCTGTACCCGCTTCTCGGGCCGGGCACGCACCGGTGGGCGCTCCTGGCCGCCACGGCGATCGCCGCCGCCGCGATCGCCGTGGTCGACCACCGCACCTTCACGTTGCCCAACCGGTACGTCGGTCCGCTCGCGGCCGCCGGCGCCGTGCAGGTCGTCGCCACGGCCCTGTTCACCACCGACGTCTGGGCCGCAGCCTGGCCAGCGATCGCGGCGGCCGTCGTGTTCATCACGTACGCAGTCATGGGCATGGCCGGCTGGTTCGGATTCGGCGACGCGAAGTTCGCCGCAGCGCTCGCCCTCATCGTCGCCCTCTATGCGGGCCCGCTGGCGATCTACCTGGTCCCGCTCGCGATCCTCACCGGCGCGGCCCGTCGTGTGATCCGTGGCGCCCGAGCACGCAAGAGCAAGCTCGCCCACGGCCCCGACATCGCTGCCGCAGCCATCGGCATCATCCTCATCACGCAGCTGCTCACCTCCTGA
- a CDS encoding ISL3 family transposase, whose amino-acid sequence MLHPTSGCADARSAADPCYRCDLLVGLDGVHVEHVDRRDGLLIVTVSTPAAPTGCPLCGVVAIGRGRRRRVLHDVPGVTRVRIVCRQRVWRCGDVGCAKKTFVEQLPSLVARRGSLTRRAVDWAIGQLRREHATIEGLRRQLGTSWKTVWRAVEPELVRLAADESRFENVTTLGVDEHIWHHVDHRKRGPKELTGMVDLSRDSTGKTRARLLDLVPGRSGKAYASWLSERGEAFRKNVKVAALDPFAGYKTAIDDTLEDAVAVLDAFHVVKLGTAAVDEVRRRVQQDTLGHRGRKGDPLYGIQTILRAGAENLTDKQRIRLTAAIEADPAHDEVFVAWQCAQQLRSAYHAKDLTEGRRIAERVVDTFHTCPIPEIARLGRTLRRWRSAFLAYFTTSRANNGGTEAINGIIELHRRLARGYRNRENYRLRMLLTAGGLTP is encoded by the coding sequence GTGCTTCACCCTACTTCGGGGTGCGCTGACGCGCGCTCTGCCGCTGATCCGTGTTACCGCTGCGATCTGCTGGTCGGTCTCGACGGCGTCCATGTCGAGCACGTTGACCGCCGCGACGGGCTGCTGATCGTCACCGTTTCGACACCGGCGGCGCCGACCGGGTGCCCGTTGTGCGGGGTCGTGGCGATCGGTCGAGGGCGCCGCCGTCGAGTGTTGCATGACGTGCCGGGCGTGACGCGGGTGCGGATCGTCTGTCGGCAACGGGTCTGGCGATGCGGCGACGTGGGCTGTGCCAAGAAGACGTTCGTGGAGCAGCTTCCCTCGCTGGTCGCTCGGCGCGGGTCGCTCACAAGGCGAGCCGTCGACTGGGCGATCGGGCAGCTGCGCCGCGAGCACGCCACGATCGAAGGACTACGTCGTCAGCTCGGGACATCGTGGAAGACGGTGTGGCGGGCTGTTGAGCCTGAACTGGTGCGGTTGGCAGCCGACGAGTCCCGGTTCGAGAACGTGACCACGCTCGGCGTCGACGAGCACATCTGGCATCACGTCGACCACCGCAAGCGGGGCCCGAAGGAACTGACCGGCATGGTCGACCTCAGCCGCGACAGCACCGGGAAGACGCGGGCCAGGCTGCTCGACCTCGTGCCGGGCAGATCGGGGAAGGCATACGCGTCCTGGCTCAGCGAGCGGGGCGAAGCGTTCCGAAAGAACGTGAAGGTGGCGGCGCTGGACCCGTTCGCGGGCTACAAGACTGCGATCGATGACACGCTCGAAGACGCGGTCGCTGTGCTGGACGCGTTCCATGTCGTCAAGCTCGGCACCGCCGCCGTCGACGAGGTCCGCCGCCGCGTCCAGCAAGACACCCTCGGGCATCGCGGTCGGAAGGGCGACCCGCTCTACGGGATTCAGACCATCCTCCGTGCCGGGGCCGAGAACCTCACCGACAAGCAGCGGATCCGGCTGACCGCGGCAATCGAGGCCGATCCTGCGCACGACGAGGTGTTCGTCGCGTGGCAGTGCGCACAGCAGCTGCGCTCTGCCTACCACGCGAAGGACCTGACCGAGGGGCGGCGGATCGCCGAGAGGGTGGTCGACACGTTCCACACCTGCCCGATCCCCGAGATCGCCCGCCTCGGCCGCACCCTCCGCCGCTGGCGTTCAGCGTTCCTGGCGTACTTCACCACGAGCCGCGCGAACAACGGCGGCACCGAGGCGATCAACGGGATCATCGAGCTCCACCGCCGCCTCGCCCGCGGCTATCGCAACCGCGAGAACTACCGCCTCCGCATGCTCCTCACCGCCGGCGGACTCACCCCATGA
- a CDS encoding MurR/RpiR family transcriptional regulator, producing the protein MVGVVVALRPYDVRRTRKVITGYMNSPLNEPPLGGTIDHILSILPSLVPSAQRVARICAERPHDVVDMSGADLAEAANTSPATVSRTAQALGLRSFQHLRMLLVRDLAADATAAPDAPAGTEGFLRWLAEGRVGCCRPRSPRSTRSRSTPLPTPSPARRAC; encoded by the coding sequence ATGGTTGGGGTCGTGGTCGCATTGCGCCCATACGATGTGCGGCGAACCCGAAAGGTGATCACCGGCTACATGAACTCGCCCCTCAACGAGCCGCCGCTCGGCGGAACCATCGACCACATCCTCTCGATCCTGCCGTCGCTCGTACCGAGCGCGCAGCGCGTCGCCCGCATCTGCGCCGAGCGACCCCACGACGTGGTCGACATGTCGGGCGCCGACCTCGCCGAAGCCGCCAACACGTCGCCGGCCACCGTCAGCCGCACCGCCCAGGCGCTGGGGCTGCGCAGCTTTCAGCACCTGCGCATGCTGCTCGTGCGTGACCTCGCCGCCGACGCCACCGCCGCGCCCGACGCACCCGCCGGCACCGAGGGCTTTCTGCGGTGGCTGGCCGAGGGGCGGGTGGGATGCTGCAGACCGCGCTCGCCTCGATCGACCCGGTCGCGTTCGACGCCGCTGCCGACGCCATCGCCCGCGCGCCGCGCCTGCTGA
- a CDS encoding tyrosine-protein phosphatase produces MTIDLDLTPSATDAAAASSPDAATAAPRERRHAVAGLYNLRDTGGYRAAGGTSRWGKLLRSDALHRIDATGRDRLAEIGVAHIIDLRGGDERATAPSAVDGLEVTVHHLPVFDDADPAAQATTHVGLVPVYDHIVDERGAQLVDAIRVIIAADDDDAVLVHCTAGKDRTGLVVAFALAAAGVDRDDVVADYAATAENLRGEWSDAMTAVFEQRGIELTAGMVELITESPAEVLEALLERIDREHGSISAYLLAHGLTPTELERLTAVIIDPAATAV; encoded by the coding sequence ATGACCATCGACCTCGACCTGACGCCTTCGGCGACGGATGCCGCGGCCGCTTCGTCGCCGGATGCCGCGACCGCGGCGCCTCGTGAGCGTCGCCACGCCGTGGCCGGCCTCTACAACCTGCGCGACACCGGCGGCTACCGTGCAGCCGGCGGCACCAGCCGGTGGGGCAAGCTGCTGCGGTCAGATGCTCTGCACCGCATCGACGCGACCGGTCGCGACCGGCTGGCCGAGATCGGCGTCGCCCACATCATCGACCTGCGCGGCGGCGACGAGCGCGCCACAGCGCCGAGCGCGGTCGACGGGCTCGAGGTCACCGTGCACCACCTGCCCGTGTTCGACGACGCCGACCCGGCCGCGCAGGCCACCACGCACGTCGGACTCGTGCCCGTCTACGACCACATCGTCGACGAGCGCGGGGCGCAGCTGGTCGACGCGATCCGGGTGATCATCGCGGCTGACGACGACGACGCGGTGCTCGTGCACTGCACCGCCGGCAAAGACCGCACCGGTCTCGTCGTGGCCTTCGCGCTCGCCGCCGCCGGGGTCGACCGCGACGACGTCGTGGCCGACTACGCCGCCACCGCCGAGAACCTGCGCGGCGAGTGGTCAGACGCGATGACCGCCGTCTTCGAACAGCGCGGCATCGAACTGACCGCGGGAATGGTCGAACTCATCACCGAGAGCCCCGCCGAGGTGCTCGAGGCGCTGCTCGAGCGCATCGACCGCGAGCACGGGTCGATCAGCGCCTACCTCCTCGCCCACGGACTCACCCCCACCGAGCTCGAGCGTCTCACCGCCGTGATCATCGACCCCGCCGCCACCGCGGTCTGA